In the Oryzias latipes chromosome 9, ASM223467v1 genome, one interval contains:
- the ap1b1 gene encoding AP-1 complex subunit beta-1 isoform X1 translates to MQEWANQLCENRQFGSKMTDSKYFTTTKKGEIFELKAELNSDKKEKKKEAVKKVIASMTVGKDVSALFPDVVNCMQTDNLELKKLVYLYLMNYAKSQPDMAIMAVNTFVKDCEDPNPLIRALAVRTMGCIRVDKITEYLCEPLRKCLKDEDPYVRKTAAVCVAKLHDINAQLVEDQGFLDTLKDLISDSNPMVVANAVAALSEIAESHPNSNLLDLNPQTINKLLTALNECTEWGQIFILDCLANYTPRDDRESQSICERVTPRLSHANSAVVLSAVKVLMKFMEMLPKDLDYYGTLLKKLAPPLVTLLSAEPELQYVALRNINLIVQRRPEIMKHEMKVFFVKYNDPIYVKLEKLDIMIRLASQANIAQVLAELKEYATEVDVDFVRKAVRAIGRCAIKVEQSAERCVSTLLDLIQTKVNYVVQEAIVVIKDIFRKYPNKYESVIATLCENLDSLDEPEARAAMIWIVGEYAERIDNADELLESFLEGFHDESTQVQLQLLTAIVKLFLKKPTETQELVQQVLSLATQDSDNPDLRDRGYIYWRLLSTDPVAAKEVVLAEKPLISEETDLIEPTLLEELICHIGTLASVYHKPPSAFVEGSRGVQHKRLPCSAGSGESVDSPETSSTAGVSDAPPAVIPSQGDLLGDLLNLDLTPTTTGPPPPAVSTGMQLGAMDLLGGGLDSLMGDESEPPPVPLRTDTPQSPQIPNQSPSPTDYSTSELGGDLGGNPAIGAGFGAAPAAMPASFGAPGSGGLDDLFDLGSGVGMPMGAYSPPKSVWLQAMKAKGLEISGTFARRAGVIQMEMTLTNKAMSVMTDFAIQFNRNSFGLSPAGPLQVLTPLSPNQSIEVALPLNTSGPVMKMDPLNNLQVAVKNNIDVFYFSCQYPISMLFVEDGKMERQIFLATWKDIPNENESQFQIKDCHLSSDAVSNKLQGSNIFTIAKRTVDGQDMLYLSVKLTNGIWVLAELRIQAGNPNYTISLKCRAPEVSQCVFQSYEAVLKN, encoded by the exons GAGAGATCTTTGAGCTCAAAGCGGAGCTCAATAGTgacaagaaagagaaaaagaaggaggCTGTAAAGAAGGTTATTGCATCCATGACAGTTGGCAAAGATGTCAG TGCTCTTTTCCCAGATGTGGTAAACTGCATGCAGACTGACAACCTGGAACTGAAAAAGCTGGTCTACCTTTACCTGATGAACTATGCTAAAAGTCAACCTGACATGGCTATCATGGCTGTTAATACTTTTGTGAAG GACTGTGAAGACCCTAACCCTCTCATTCGAGCGCTTGCTGTTCGTACGATGGGTTGCATTCGCGTGGACAAGATCACGGAGTATCTGTGTGAACCTCTGAGAAAATGTCTGAAGGATGAAGACCCTTATGTGAGGAAGACAGCTGCTGTGTGTGTAGCAAAGCTCCATGATATTAATGCCCAGCTGGTGGAGGATCAAGGTTTCCTGGACACCCTGAAAGATCTCATCTCTGACTCCAATCCCATG GTTGTAGCAAATGCAGTTGCAGCTCTTTCGGAGATCGCAGAGTCTCATCCCAACAGTAATCTTCTGGATCTGAACCCTCAGACTATAAACAAGTTACTTACAGCTCTTAACGAATGCACAGAGTGGGGacagatatttattttagacTGCCTGGCCAATTACACACCCCGTGATGATCGTGAGTCCCAAAG CATCTGTGAGCGAGTCACCCCAAGGCTGTCTCATGCCAACTCAGCAGTTGTGTTGTCAGCAGTGAAAGTTTTAATGAAGTTCATGGAAATGCTGCCAAAAGACTTGGACTATTATGGCACTCTACTGAAGAAGCTGGCCCCTCCTCTGGTCACACTATTGTCTGCTGAGCCTGAGTTGCAGTATGTGGCACTTCGAAATATCAACCTCATTGTCCAGAGGCG GCCGGAGATAATGAAGCACGAAATGAAAGTTTTCTTCGTAAAGTACAACGACCCCATTTATGTCAAATTGGAGAAGCTGGACATAATGATCCGTCTTGCATCTCAAGCCAACATAGCTCAA gTTCTGGCTGAGTTAAAAGAGTATGCCACTGAGGTGGATGTGGACTTTGTTCGCAAAGCCGTCAGGGCCATCGGCCGCTGTGCCATCAAAGTGGAG CAATCAGCAGAGCGCTGTGTCAGCACCCTGCTAGACCTGATCCAGACCAAGGTCAACTACGTGGTACAGGAGGCCATTGTGGTTATCAAAGACATATTCCGCAAATACCCCAACAA ATATGAAAGCGTGATTGCTACACTCTGTGAGAACCTTGACTCCTTGGACGAGCCGGAGGCTCGTGCTGCTATGATCTGGATTGTTGGAGAATATGCGGAGCGCATCGACAATGCTGATGAGctgctggagagctttttggaGGGTTTCCATGATGAAAGCACTCag GTGCAGCTGCAGTTACTGACGGCAATTGTCAAGTTGTTCCTGAAAAAACCCACAGAGACACAGGAGCTTGTTCAGCAGGTTCTGAGCCTGGCCACTCAG GATTCCGATAACCCAGACCTGAGGGACAGAGGCTACATCTACTGGCGTCTGCTCTCCACTGACCCTGTAGCTGCAAAGGAGGTGGTTCTGGCTGAGAAACCCTTGATCTCTGAGGAAACTGATCTGATTGAGCCCACTCTGCTGGAGGAGCTTATCTGCCACATTGGTACTCTGGCCTCAGTCTACCACAAGCCTCCCAGTGCCTTTGTTGAAGGCAGCAGAGGTGTTCAGCACAAGAGGCTGCCTTGCAGTGCTGGATC TGGCGAGAGTGTGGACAGCCCGGAAACAAGTTCCACAGCTGGAGTTTCGGATGCACCACCTGCTGTCATCCCATCCCAGGGAGATCTCCTGGGAGATCTTCTCAATTTAGATCTCACACCAACAACCACCGGCCCGCCCCCACCCGCTGTCTCTACCGGGATGCAATTGGGCGCCATGGACCTTCTTGGAGGAGGACTGGACAGCCTG ATGGGAGATGAGTCTGAGCCG CCGCCCGTTCCCCTGCGGACGGACACTCCTCAGTCACCCCAGATCCCAAATCAGTCCCCATCACCCACAGATTACAGCACTTCTGAG CTTGGTGGAGACCTGGGAGGAAATCCTGCG ATAGGAGCAGGTTTTGGTGCGGCTCCAGCCGCAATGCCAGCATCTTTCGGGGCCCCCGGCAGCGGCGGTCTGGACGACTTGTTTGACCTTGGGAGTGGAGTTGGTATGCCTATGGGCGCTTACAGCCCCCCCAAATCT gtttGGCTTCAAGCCATGAAAGCCAagggacttgaaatatcaggcACTTTTGCCCGCCGTGCTGGAGTTATTCAGATGGAGATGACGCTCACTAATAAAGCAATGAGTGTCATGACTGATTTTGCCATCCAGTTCAATAGAAACAG CTTTGGCCTCTCTCCAGCTGGTCCCCTCCAGGTTCTTACTCCTCTCAGCCCGAACCAGAGTATTGAAGTGGCTCTTCCCCTCAATACTTCTGGGCCTGTTATGAAGATGGATCCTCTCAATAACCTTCAA GTGGCTGTCAAGAACAACATTGACGTATTCTACTTCAGCTGCCAGTACCCCATCAGCATGCTGTTTGTGGAGGACGGGAAGATGG AGCGACAGATTTTCCTCGCTACATGGAAAGACATTCCTAACGAAAACGAGTCCCAGTTTCAGATCAAAGACTGCCACCTCAGTTCAG ATGCGGTCTCCAACAAACTGCAGGGTAGCAACATCTTCACCATTGCAAAGCGAACGGTGGATGGCCAGGACATGCTCTATCTGTCTGTGAAACTCACCAACGGCATCTGGGTTTTGGCTGAGCTGAGAATCCAAGCTGGAAATCCAAATTACACC ATTTCTCTGAAATGCAGAGCTCCAGAGGTTTCCCAGTGTGTGTTCCAGAGCTACGAGGCAGTGCTGAAGAACTGA
- the ap1b1 gene encoding AP-1 complex subunit beta-1 isoform X3, which translates to MTDSKYFTTTKKGEIFELKAELNSDKKEKKKEAVKKVIASMTVGKDVSALFPDVVNCMQTDNLELKKLVYLYLMNYAKSQPDMAIMAVNTFVKDCEDPNPLIRALAVRTMGCIRVDKITEYLCEPLRKCLKDEDPYVRKTAAVCVAKLHDINAQLVEDQGFLDTLKDLISDSNPMVVANAVAALSEIAESHPNSNLLDLNPQTINKLLTALNECTEWGQIFILDCLANYTPRDDRESQSICERVTPRLSHANSAVVLSAVKVLMKFMEMLPKDLDYYGTLLKKLAPPLVTLLSAEPELQYVALRNINLIVQRRPEIMKHEMKVFFVKYNDPIYVKLEKLDIMIRLASQANIAQVLAELKEYATEVDVDFVRKAVRAIGRCAIKVEQSAERCVSTLLDLIQTKVNYVVQEAIVVIKDIFRKYPNKYESVIATLCENLDSLDEPEARAAMIWIVGEYAERIDNADELLESFLEGFHDESTQVQLQLLTAIVKLFLKKPTETQELVQQVLSLATQDSDNPDLRDRGYIYWRLLSTDPVAAKEVVLAEKPLISEETDLIEPTLLEELICHIGTLASVYHKPPSAFVEGSRGVQHKRLPCSAGSGESVDSPETSSTAGVSDAPPAVIPSQGDLLGDLLNLDLTPTTTGPPPPAVSTGMQLGAMDLLGGGLDSLMGDESEPPPVPLRTDTPQSPQIPNQSPSPTDYSTSELGGDLGGNPAIGAGFGAAPAAMPASFGAPGSGGLDDLFDLGSGVGMPMGAYSPPKSVWLQAMKAKGLEISGTFARRAGVIQMEMTLTNKAMSVMTDFAIQFNRNSFGLSPAGPLQVLTPLSPNQSIEVALPLNTSGPVMKMDPLNNLQVAVKNNIDVFYFSCQYPISMLFVEDGKMERQIFLATWKDIPNENESQFQIKDCHLSSDAVSNKLQGSNIFTIAKRTVDGQDMLYLSVKLTNGIWVLAELRIQAGNPNYTISLKCRAPEVSQCVFQSYEAVLKN; encoded by the exons GAGAGATCTTTGAGCTCAAAGCGGAGCTCAATAGTgacaagaaagagaaaaagaaggaggCTGTAAAGAAGGTTATTGCATCCATGACAGTTGGCAAAGATGTCAG TGCTCTTTTCCCAGATGTGGTAAACTGCATGCAGACTGACAACCTGGAACTGAAAAAGCTGGTCTACCTTTACCTGATGAACTATGCTAAAAGTCAACCTGACATGGCTATCATGGCTGTTAATACTTTTGTGAAG GACTGTGAAGACCCTAACCCTCTCATTCGAGCGCTTGCTGTTCGTACGATGGGTTGCATTCGCGTGGACAAGATCACGGAGTATCTGTGTGAACCTCTGAGAAAATGTCTGAAGGATGAAGACCCTTATGTGAGGAAGACAGCTGCTGTGTGTGTAGCAAAGCTCCATGATATTAATGCCCAGCTGGTGGAGGATCAAGGTTTCCTGGACACCCTGAAAGATCTCATCTCTGACTCCAATCCCATG GTTGTAGCAAATGCAGTTGCAGCTCTTTCGGAGATCGCAGAGTCTCATCCCAACAGTAATCTTCTGGATCTGAACCCTCAGACTATAAACAAGTTACTTACAGCTCTTAACGAATGCACAGAGTGGGGacagatatttattttagacTGCCTGGCCAATTACACACCCCGTGATGATCGTGAGTCCCAAAG CATCTGTGAGCGAGTCACCCCAAGGCTGTCTCATGCCAACTCAGCAGTTGTGTTGTCAGCAGTGAAAGTTTTAATGAAGTTCATGGAAATGCTGCCAAAAGACTTGGACTATTATGGCACTCTACTGAAGAAGCTGGCCCCTCCTCTGGTCACACTATTGTCTGCTGAGCCTGAGTTGCAGTATGTGGCACTTCGAAATATCAACCTCATTGTCCAGAGGCG GCCGGAGATAATGAAGCACGAAATGAAAGTTTTCTTCGTAAAGTACAACGACCCCATTTATGTCAAATTGGAGAAGCTGGACATAATGATCCGTCTTGCATCTCAAGCCAACATAGCTCAA gTTCTGGCTGAGTTAAAAGAGTATGCCACTGAGGTGGATGTGGACTTTGTTCGCAAAGCCGTCAGGGCCATCGGCCGCTGTGCCATCAAAGTGGAG CAATCAGCAGAGCGCTGTGTCAGCACCCTGCTAGACCTGATCCAGACCAAGGTCAACTACGTGGTACAGGAGGCCATTGTGGTTATCAAAGACATATTCCGCAAATACCCCAACAA ATATGAAAGCGTGATTGCTACACTCTGTGAGAACCTTGACTCCTTGGACGAGCCGGAGGCTCGTGCTGCTATGATCTGGATTGTTGGAGAATATGCGGAGCGCATCGACAATGCTGATGAGctgctggagagctttttggaGGGTTTCCATGATGAAAGCACTCag GTGCAGCTGCAGTTACTGACGGCAATTGTCAAGTTGTTCCTGAAAAAACCCACAGAGACACAGGAGCTTGTTCAGCAGGTTCTGAGCCTGGCCACTCAG GATTCCGATAACCCAGACCTGAGGGACAGAGGCTACATCTACTGGCGTCTGCTCTCCACTGACCCTGTAGCTGCAAAGGAGGTGGTTCTGGCTGAGAAACCCTTGATCTCTGAGGAAACTGATCTGATTGAGCCCACTCTGCTGGAGGAGCTTATCTGCCACATTGGTACTCTGGCCTCAGTCTACCACAAGCCTCCCAGTGCCTTTGTTGAAGGCAGCAGAGGTGTTCAGCACAAGAGGCTGCCTTGCAGTGCTGGATC TGGCGAGAGTGTGGACAGCCCGGAAACAAGTTCCACAGCTGGAGTTTCGGATGCACCACCTGCTGTCATCCCATCCCAGGGAGATCTCCTGGGAGATCTTCTCAATTTAGATCTCACACCAACAACCACCGGCCCGCCCCCACCCGCTGTCTCTACCGGGATGCAATTGGGCGCCATGGACCTTCTTGGAGGAGGACTGGACAGCCTG ATGGGAGATGAGTCTGAGCCG CCGCCCGTTCCCCTGCGGACGGACACTCCTCAGTCACCCCAGATCCCAAATCAGTCCCCATCACCCACAGATTACAGCACTTCTGAG CTTGGTGGAGACCTGGGAGGAAATCCTGCG ATAGGAGCAGGTTTTGGTGCGGCTCCAGCCGCAATGCCAGCATCTTTCGGGGCCCCCGGCAGCGGCGGTCTGGACGACTTGTTTGACCTTGGGAGTGGAGTTGGTATGCCTATGGGCGCTTACAGCCCCCCCAAATCT gtttGGCTTCAAGCCATGAAAGCCAagggacttgaaatatcaggcACTTTTGCCCGCCGTGCTGGAGTTATTCAGATGGAGATGACGCTCACTAATAAAGCAATGAGTGTCATGACTGATTTTGCCATCCAGTTCAATAGAAACAG CTTTGGCCTCTCTCCAGCTGGTCCCCTCCAGGTTCTTACTCCTCTCAGCCCGAACCAGAGTATTGAAGTGGCTCTTCCCCTCAATACTTCTGGGCCTGTTATGAAGATGGATCCTCTCAATAACCTTCAA GTGGCTGTCAAGAACAACATTGACGTATTCTACTTCAGCTGCCAGTACCCCATCAGCATGCTGTTTGTGGAGGACGGGAAGATGG AGCGACAGATTTTCCTCGCTACATGGAAAGACATTCCTAACGAAAACGAGTCCCAGTTTCAGATCAAAGACTGCCACCTCAGTTCAG ATGCGGTCTCCAACAAACTGCAGGGTAGCAACATCTTCACCATTGCAAAGCGAACGGTGGATGGCCAGGACATGCTCTATCTGTCTGTGAAACTCACCAACGGCATCTGGGTTTTGGCTGAGCTGAGAATCCAAGCTGGAAATCCAAATTACACC ATTTCTCTGAAATGCAGAGCTCCAGAGGTTTCCCAGTGTGTGTTCCAGAGCTACGAGGCAGTGCTGAAGAACTGA
- the ap1b1 gene encoding AP-1 complex subunit beta-1 isoform X5 has translation MQEWANQLCENRQFGSKMTDSKYFTTTKKGEIFELKAELNSDKKEKKKEAVKKVIASMTVGKDVSALFPDVVNCMQTDNLELKKLVYLYLMNYAKSQPDMAIMAVNTFVKDCEDPNPLIRALAVRTMGCIRVDKITEYLCEPLRKCLKDEDPYVRKTAAVCVAKLHDINAQLVEDQGFLDTLKDLISDSNPMVVANAVAALSEIAESHPNSNLLDLNPQTINKLLTALNECTEWGQIFILDCLANYTPRDDRESQSICERVTPRLSHANSAVVLSAVKVLMKFMEMLPKDLDYYGTLLKKLAPPLVTLLSAEPELQYVALRNINLIVQRRPEIMKHEMKVFFVKYNDPIYVKLEKLDIMIRLASQANIAQVLAELKEYATEVDVDFVRKAVRAIGRCAIKVEQSAERCVSTLLDLIQTKVNYVVQEAIVVIKDIFRKYPNKYESVIATLCENLDSLDEPEARAAMIWIVGEYAERIDNADELLESFLEGFHDESTQVQLQLLTAIVKLFLKKPTETQELVQQVLSLATQDSDNPDLRDRGYIYWRLLSTDPVAAKEVVLAEKPLISEETDLIEPTLLEELICHIGTLASVYHKPPSAFVEGSRGVQHKRLPCSAGSGESVDSPETSSTAGVSDAPPAVIPSQGDLLGDLLNLDLTPTTTGPPPPAVSTGMQLGAMDLLGGGLDSLLGGDLGGNPAIGAGFGAAPAAMPASFGAPGSGGLDDLFDLGSGVGMPMGAYSPPKSVWLQAMKAKGLEISGTFARRAGVIQMEMTLTNKAMSVMTDFAIQFNRNSFGLSPAGPLQVLTPLSPNQSIEVALPLNTSGPVMKMDPLNNLQVAVKNNIDVFYFSCQYPISMLFVEDGKMERQIFLATWKDIPNENESQFQIKDCHLSSDAVSNKLQGSNIFTIAKRTVDGQDMLYLSVKLTNGIWVLAELRIQAGNPNYTISLKCRAPEVSQCVFQSYEAVLKN, from the exons GAGAGATCTTTGAGCTCAAAGCGGAGCTCAATAGTgacaagaaagagaaaaagaaggaggCTGTAAAGAAGGTTATTGCATCCATGACAGTTGGCAAAGATGTCAG TGCTCTTTTCCCAGATGTGGTAAACTGCATGCAGACTGACAACCTGGAACTGAAAAAGCTGGTCTACCTTTACCTGATGAACTATGCTAAAAGTCAACCTGACATGGCTATCATGGCTGTTAATACTTTTGTGAAG GACTGTGAAGACCCTAACCCTCTCATTCGAGCGCTTGCTGTTCGTACGATGGGTTGCATTCGCGTGGACAAGATCACGGAGTATCTGTGTGAACCTCTGAGAAAATGTCTGAAGGATGAAGACCCTTATGTGAGGAAGACAGCTGCTGTGTGTGTAGCAAAGCTCCATGATATTAATGCCCAGCTGGTGGAGGATCAAGGTTTCCTGGACACCCTGAAAGATCTCATCTCTGACTCCAATCCCATG GTTGTAGCAAATGCAGTTGCAGCTCTTTCGGAGATCGCAGAGTCTCATCCCAACAGTAATCTTCTGGATCTGAACCCTCAGACTATAAACAAGTTACTTACAGCTCTTAACGAATGCACAGAGTGGGGacagatatttattttagacTGCCTGGCCAATTACACACCCCGTGATGATCGTGAGTCCCAAAG CATCTGTGAGCGAGTCACCCCAAGGCTGTCTCATGCCAACTCAGCAGTTGTGTTGTCAGCAGTGAAAGTTTTAATGAAGTTCATGGAAATGCTGCCAAAAGACTTGGACTATTATGGCACTCTACTGAAGAAGCTGGCCCCTCCTCTGGTCACACTATTGTCTGCTGAGCCTGAGTTGCAGTATGTGGCACTTCGAAATATCAACCTCATTGTCCAGAGGCG GCCGGAGATAATGAAGCACGAAATGAAAGTTTTCTTCGTAAAGTACAACGACCCCATTTATGTCAAATTGGAGAAGCTGGACATAATGATCCGTCTTGCATCTCAAGCCAACATAGCTCAA gTTCTGGCTGAGTTAAAAGAGTATGCCACTGAGGTGGATGTGGACTTTGTTCGCAAAGCCGTCAGGGCCATCGGCCGCTGTGCCATCAAAGTGGAG CAATCAGCAGAGCGCTGTGTCAGCACCCTGCTAGACCTGATCCAGACCAAGGTCAACTACGTGGTACAGGAGGCCATTGTGGTTATCAAAGACATATTCCGCAAATACCCCAACAA ATATGAAAGCGTGATTGCTACACTCTGTGAGAACCTTGACTCCTTGGACGAGCCGGAGGCTCGTGCTGCTATGATCTGGATTGTTGGAGAATATGCGGAGCGCATCGACAATGCTGATGAGctgctggagagctttttggaGGGTTTCCATGATGAAAGCACTCag GTGCAGCTGCAGTTACTGACGGCAATTGTCAAGTTGTTCCTGAAAAAACCCACAGAGACACAGGAGCTTGTTCAGCAGGTTCTGAGCCTGGCCACTCAG GATTCCGATAACCCAGACCTGAGGGACAGAGGCTACATCTACTGGCGTCTGCTCTCCACTGACCCTGTAGCTGCAAAGGAGGTGGTTCTGGCTGAGAAACCCTTGATCTCTGAGGAAACTGATCTGATTGAGCCCACTCTGCTGGAGGAGCTTATCTGCCACATTGGTACTCTGGCCTCAGTCTACCACAAGCCTCCCAGTGCCTTTGTTGAAGGCAGCAGAGGTGTTCAGCACAAGAGGCTGCCTTGCAGTGCTGGATC TGGCGAGAGTGTGGACAGCCCGGAAACAAGTTCCACAGCTGGAGTTTCGGATGCACCACCTGCTGTCATCCCATCCCAGGGAGATCTCCTGGGAGATCTTCTCAATTTAGATCTCACACCAACAACCACCGGCCCGCCCCCACCCGCTGTCTCTACCGGGATGCAATTGGGCGCCATGGACCTTCTTGGAGGAGGACTGGACAGCCTG CTTGGTGGAGACCTGGGAGGAAATCCTGCG ATAGGAGCAGGTTTTGGTGCGGCTCCAGCCGCAATGCCAGCATCTTTCGGGGCCCCCGGCAGCGGCGGTCTGGACGACTTGTTTGACCTTGGGAGTGGAGTTGGTATGCCTATGGGCGCTTACAGCCCCCCCAAATCT gtttGGCTTCAAGCCATGAAAGCCAagggacttgaaatatcaggcACTTTTGCCCGCCGTGCTGGAGTTATTCAGATGGAGATGACGCTCACTAATAAAGCAATGAGTGTCATGACTGATTTTGCCATCCAGTTCAATAGAAACAG CTTTGGCCTCTCTCCAGCTGGTCCCCTCCAGGTTCTTACTCCTCTCAGCCCGAACCAGAGTATTGAAGTGGCTCTTCCCCTCAATACTTCTGGGCCTGTTATGAAGATGGATCCTCTCAATAACCTTCAA GTGGCTGTCAAGAACAACATTGACGTATTCTACTTCAGCTGCCAGTACCCCATCAGCATGCTGTTTGTGGAGGACGGGAAGATGG AGCGACAGATTTTCCTCGCTACATGGAAAGACATTCCTAACGAAAACGAGTCCCAGTTTCAGATCAAAGACTGCCACCTCAGTTCAG ATGCGGTCTCCAACAAACTGCAGGGTAGCAACATCTTCACCATTGCAAAGCGAACGGTGGATGGCCAGGACATGCTCTATCTGTCTGTGAAACTCACCAACGGCATCTGGGTTTTGGCTGAGCTGAGAATCCAAGCTGGAAATCCAAATTACACC ATTTCTCTGAAATGCAGAGCTCCAGAGGTTTCCCAGTGTGTGTTCCAGAGCTACGAGGCAGTGCTGAAGAACTGA